In the Dioscorea cayenensis subsp. rotundata cultivar TDr96_F1 chromosome 12, TDr96_F1_v2_PseudoChromosome.rev07_lg8_w22 25.fasta, whole genome shotgun sequence genome, one interval contains:
- the LOC120273253 gene encoding cytochrome P450 81Q32-like, protein MDLLIPTILITLLLLLFLIKPLLSNPKLHKTKHLKLPPSPPSLPFIGHLHLFKKPLHHTLSSLSSLRGPCFLLNFSSRRLLIISSYSLALQCFTTLDLIFATRPRLPSGRFLTYNYTTIGFSPYGPHWRTLRRIVAHHLFSNARLQSLVSTRTTELTSLLHHLYNTSSSSSSSSFTKVELRPKLFELVLNVLMMGVAGKRYSSEAQARRFFEMVRGTFMFSGTSNLRDFLPKIFRFFDFQGTKKRLAWLESEWDLHLQGLIDEERIKHARDDQSEEKTMIGVLLSLQQENPESYPDRFIKALFLSLLMAGTDTSTATLEWAMSLLLNHPEKLKKAQEEIDEQIEHGRLIQESDLPNLPYLQGIINETLRLYPATPLLLPHESMQDCELNGFHIPQGTILLVNVYAMHRDPDIWGAGAGEFRPERYEEESGRDLSKMMMPFGMGRRRCPGEGLALKLIGLALGALIQCFEWERLGKEMVDMKEALGMSMPKAHPLEALYKPRSSMISVLSNL, encoded by the exons atGGACCTCCTCATTCCAACCATTCTTatcactctcctcctccttctcttcctcaTCAAACCACTCCTCTCCAATCCAAAGCTCCACAAAACCAAGCACCTAAAGCTCCCTCCAAGTCCTCCTTCTCTCCCTTTCATTGGTCATCTCCATCTCTTCAAGAAACCCCTCCACCATACTCTCTCCTCCCTTTCCTCCTTACGTGGCCCTTGCTTCCTCCTCAACTTCTCCTCTCGTCGTCTCTTAATCATCTCTTCCTACTCTCTAGCTTTACAATGCTTCACCACTCTTGATCTCATCTTCGCCACCCGTCCTCGCCTTCCCTCCGGCCGCTTTCTCACCTACAATTACACCACCATCGGTTTCTCCCCTTATGGCCCTCACTGGCGCACTCTCCGTCGCATCGTCGCTCACCACCTCTTCTCCAATGCCCGTCTCCAATCCTTGGTCTCCACACGAACTACTGAACTCACTTCACTCTTACATCACTTATACAAcacctcctcctcttcttcttcttcttcatttactAAAGTTGAACTTAGGCCTAAGCTTTTTGAACTTGTGCTTAATGTGTTGATGATGGGAGTGGCCGGAAAACGGTATAGTAGTGAAGCTCAAGCTCGGAGGTTCTTTGAGATGGTTAGAGGAACCTTCATGTTTAGTGGAACTTCTAATCTTAGGGACTTCTTGCCAAAGATATTCAGATTTTTTGATTTCCAAGGGACAAAGAAGAGGTTAGCTTGGTTGGAGAGTGAGTGGGACTTACATCTTCAAGGCTTGATTGATGAGGAGAGGATCAAGCATGCAAGAGATGATCAGAGTGAAGAGAAGACCATGATTGGTGTCTTACTTTCTCTTCAACAAGAGAATCCTGAATCCTATCCTGACCGTTTCATCAAAGCTCTTTTCTTg AGTTTATTAATGGCAGGAACAGACACATCAACAGCAACACTTGAATGGGCAATGTCTCTCTTGCTCAACCATCCGGAAAAACTAAAGAAAGCTCAAGAAGAGATTGATGAACAGATAGAGCATGGACGTTTGATACAAGAAAGTGATCTGCCAAACTTGCCATACCTTCAAGGGATCATCAATGAGACCTTAAGACTCTATCCTGCCACACCCCTTCTCCTACCTCATGAGTCCATGCAAGACTGTGAACTTAATGGCTTTCATATTCCACAAGGCACTATCTTATTAGTGAATGTGTATGCCATGCATAGAGACCCTGATATATGGGGTGCTGGTGCAGGAGAGTTTAGGCCAGAGAGGTATGAAGAAGAGAGTGGGAGAGATTTGAGTAAGATGATGATGCCATTTGGGATGGGGAGGAGAAGGTGCCCTGGGGAAGGACTTGCCCTTAAGTTGATAGGGTTGGCTCTAGGGGCTTTGATACAGTGTTTTGAGTGGGAGAGACTTGGGAAGGAGATGGTGGATATGAAGGAAGCTTTGGGGATGAGTATGCCTAAAGCTCATCCTCTTGAGGCTTTGTATAAGCCTAGATCAAGCATGATTAGTGTTCTTTCTAATCTCTGA
- the LOC120273254 gene encoding WRKY transcription factor 55-like, whose protein sequence is MILCYMDTSGTQQGANMVMDNTLMHVRHGCKLADELRRCLPDMAREPHLLLQACEEIVSTFNKAIHGVISQPVFYFPVTGNTDKLHQDPYTSLGILWPSSGYPSTQILEADTMIGSSSGVNQRLGEKSSKRPKNKRKDGEGMHTVRVPAPFSGNTEIPPDDGFTWRKYGQKDILGSRFPRSYYRCTHKTFYGCNAKKKVQRLNEDPLTYEVAYSGNHTCMTTTTPVTIPGCPES, encoded by the exons ATGATTTTGTGCTACATGGATACTAGTGGAACTCAACAAGGAGCAAACATGGTCATGGACAACACCTTGATGCATGTCCGCCATGGTTGCAAACTTGCAGATGAGCTAAGACGTTGCCTTCCAGACATGGCAAGGGAACCTCATCTTTTGTTACAAGCTTGCGAAGAAATTGTCAGCACCTTCAACAAAGCCATCCATGGAGTCATCTCTCAGCCTGTCTTTTATTTCCCAGTGACAGGGAACACGGACAAGCTCCATCAAGATCCTTACACTAGCTTGGGGATTCTATGGCCAAGCTCTGGTTATCCTTCTACTCAAATCTTAGAGGCCGACACCATGATCGGAAGCTCATCAGGAGTTAACCAGAGACTGGGAGAGAAGTCGAGTAAAAGGCCAAAGAATAAAAG GAAGGATGGTGAAGGCATGCATACTGTTAGGGTTCCAGCACCGTTCTCCGGCAACACTGAAATCCCACCGGACGACGGCTTTACGTGGCGTAAATATGGGCAAAAAGACATCCTTGGATCTAGATTTCCAAG gAGCTATTACCGTTGTACTCACAAGACATTTTATGGGTGTAATGCAAAGAAGAAAGTGCAAAGATTGAATGAAGATCCCTTAACTTATGAAGTTGCATATAGTGGTAACCACACTTGCATGACCACCACCACGCCAGTGACTATCCCTGGGTGCCCGGAGAGTTAG